Genomic window (Rosa chinensis cultivar Old Blush chromosome 6, RchiOBHm-V2, whole genome shotgun sequence):
aaacCTTGACAAGCTAGGGAAACttattaaaagaaacaaaaagagagaagaggatGTAATGGGTGGGGAGATAAAACCAAGACAGATGAGAAAGAAAGCAGCACAAAGATAGGGCACTAGTCACCAAGTACAAAGCTAAAAGGCAGTTAAACTCCCAACTAGATCACAAATACAGCCAAAATGGAGTCATCTTAAAGGACCTCATGAGAAGTACTGAGAATTGACTTATTATGGAAGGGAAGAGGTAAGTGGACCTTCAATGTACCCAAAACCATGAAGTACCTTCAATAATAATTATCTAAAACAAGTAGGTACTGCTCACTTCTTGGTTTTGGGATAGTTATCCTCTGGAATATATATAGCAGCAGTTCAACATGTGCAAAAACACACCGGAAGTAACTTGTAGAGTGTTAGAAATGCAGATTGCACTTAAAATAGTCATCACAATACTAGTCCCCTCAAGTTACATACAGCAGCAATTTGAGTTTAAGGGGGCCATCAGAATTGCCTTCTTTAAATTCTCACTCTTCTTAGTTTATAAATTGCAGCAATATCATTCTGCATTGCTAATGATATAATGAGATATGACTCATACGAGTGTACTTAAAATGCTAATAAAAACATCCTCGTCCTCCAGTAAAGGGAAATGAAGAATCCCAGAGTACTTGTAAATACTATGTTCTTACCAAGTGAACTGGGTTAGAGACCTTCCATTCTGCAACTCCAGTGCGAATATAAGTATTCCTACTCACATACAGACCTGATATGTGAAAAACAGAAAGGAATTGAATTTATCGAGGGGATCACACACTGAGAGAAGTATCAAGCATATCAGGTCTAGACACTGGTGAAAATCAAAATaagcagaaagaaaaaactagGGAAAAAAATTAAGCTTACCATCAGTGCGGACCCTTGGTCTTAGAAGCCACATTTTTCTCCATGAACTCTCATATTTTGCTTGTAAAATCTTATAGTTTTCAACAACTCCAGAAAGCTTAAGAAATGGGACTTCAATATTAAGATCCAATATTTACATGCAGCAACATTTAACTGGAGCAAATTTTAAAACCAACACCAATTATACCTGCCAAGCTTTTAAGCATGCAATGCGCCAAAACACAGGATTACGGATAGTGTATCTCCATTTTCGACATACACAAGATGCCCTTCCCATGTCATATGGAGTCATTCGTGCAAACACCTGCATGCCAATTTCTCTATCATAAGCAATAGGCACTTATATATTCTTATATGCTAACTCTATAAAGGTTAATCTATGCACTAGTTATCTTTGCAGTGAAAGACAATGTGAttctcattttccaatttccagTGCTAATTATCCAGAATCGACATAATATTAATTCTCAAGCGCTCTCCTAGTGCTTTAGAATCAAGAGTACATACTTGCAAAACATAAAAAAGGAAATACGACACCCATGGATTAGGTCTTTTGAAACATTAAGACCTGTAAGAATGATCTAGGTAAAATGAACACTTCCTTTAGTTCCTTCTAAGAGATTATAAAACTTCCATGTCTTTTGTTCATTTATTTTTCTAACTTTTTAAAAGCAACCACACATGAGATAAATGATTAAGAATGTAAATGAATATTGCAAGTCCGTTATAACCACAAATGTTTGTTAAAGAGCAGCTATTTCTCAAGTTAATACCTCAAAGAGCAACTCATCAGGCAGGTACTGGTGTAACAGTGCTGGATCAACATTTGCTTTTCTACTCATACTTCCAAATGGTGCAACAGGTCTAACATTGACTCCATAAAGGTCTGAACAACAAGAAAACATCAACATTGTACACAAAACTATTATATTGAAAGACAGACGAAAGAGCAAACAAAATAACTTACCAAGCCACGGCCTTTTTGTCACATAGTGATGAACTGAGTTCAACCGCAAAGCCGCTTCAAGTTCAGCTGGAACTTTGAAAGCAAAATCTGCAAGAAATACCATTACTTGATCAAATCAAACTTTCACTTCATTTGTAGGAACCAAACTCTTCAAAAACTCGTTTCTTAATTATTTCATTTCAATCCAACCATAACCAAATGAGTTCTAGCTCAAATTCGTTTCAAAACAATGACACATATCAATCCATACCCGACTATTAATCACTACCCAGAACGCAAAACCTCCAAATTCATAAAATTTTCATTAAACTAACAAAAGGGTgtcaacaaaattcaaatttaaactCATAAATCCTGCAAAATTCCACAAAACTCTTCCAGCTCCAAGAACCGCGCGAAAAGATTCCGCAGCCCAGGAGCCCAATTCGAGATCAAAGATTAAAGCTTTAAGAGAGAAACAAGTTACCTGAAGCCATTAGAATGATGCCTCGTAGAAAAAATGAAGCTTTTTCGCTTCGGTTATGTAGAGAAAATGAGGGAAGAACAGAAAGGAAAACAGAGGACGAAGCAGGAGAGACTTTTAATTATTTAGCTGATGAGTTTTTACCGCTTTAAGTAAGTTTAACCCACCAAACTACTGGCCCAGAATGTAGCCCAAATTCTTTGGCGGATACGAATATGACCCGCTTCGTGGGTTATGTTCATTGATCAAGTGCCGAGCAACTCACGTGCCCTTGTCACGTGTTGTTTTCTGCTTTGTTTCGCTTTATAAGTACAAAAGGAGAGATCATGCATGCAAAGACTAGGAGAACTACGGTTTGGCTTCGATCTTACGATCAACACCAAATTTCTGAACAAAAGGGAAGACAAAACGATGGTAAGTTAATTTCTTGTTCAAATTCGTATTATCTTCATTCCACTCAATAGGGTTTGGCTTggaaagcaattttttttttttttttggttgtagaTTACCCTATATATGAAATTGGAGTACTAGTTGTGATAATTGAGATTCAGACTCTGTGTGCTTACTGTCTCTATCTATACAGTATACACTATAGGTGACAATATAAATGATCTATTAACGATGGGAATTTAGAttaatgatttttttcttttgattgctTGAATATTTCAGAAAGAAAGTAAAACAGTCAAGTCGTGTCCGAATTTGATGGAGTTGGATAGAATTAGCAACTTACCGAGGGATCTTGCAGAAAAGATATTGTCACTTTTGCCAATTAGGGATGCAGTGAGGACGAGTGTTTTATCAACTAAGTGGAGGTACAAATCAGCTATGCTACCACATCTGGTGTTTGATGCTCCGCAACAAACATTTGCTGATGTTGTTGATCATGTACTCTTAAGTCACATCGGCCCCTTATACAAGTTCAAGAttgttaaaaaatatatatactttaGAGATATGGATCGGTGGATACTTCACATGTCAAGAAACGTACTCCATCAAAGAGTTCACACTCGAACAACGGGGAAATCGCTATAAGGTGCCTTTCATCTATGTTTTCATGTCAAGGTTTGACTCATTTAGAGTTGCATAGATGTTTGCTACAACCGCCTTCCGCATTCACAGGCTTCAAAAGTTTGAAAAGCCTGACAATTGTTCATGTTACTCTGACGGACGATGTGCTTGAAAAAAATGATTGTTCACTGTCCTCTACTTGAGCGGTTGACCGTGGAGTTCTGTGATAATTTCAGCCAACTCAATATCAATGCACCAAATCTccaatttcttcactttattggtgATTTTGAGGATATTAATATTGCGAATACCTCAAATCTTGTTGATGCTATAATTGTTTTGGGAGTCTGGAGAGGTAGTCCTTGCAGGTCTACCAATTTGCTAAAGTTCTTTGCAAACCTTCCCCATATTCAGCGGCTTCGCATCAGCAATGCCTTTACAAAGTATtttgagcatttcacatgcgccgaagggatttatcttgggcctaggaagcctttgggttccccttgacaaagtcaaaaaaaaaaaaaaaagtatttggCTGCTGGTTCCTCACTGGAAAAGCTCCCTAATCCATGTTtacatttaaattttttttaccttaagCATATGCTATAATGATCCGGAGGATTTTTTAACTGCTCTTTGTCTTCTGAAAAGCTCCCCTGCTCTAAAAGAATTAAATATTATTGCTTTTGGCAGCCAACATTATCAGGCTGATGCCGGAAAAGTGAACTATTGGGTTGATGAGAACCAGAGTTGCTCATTCACGCAGCTGAGACGTGTGAAAATATCTGACTTCCCTGCTGTCGACCCTGCaatagattttatcaaatttCTGCTTTTAAGTTCACCTGCGCTTGAGACGATGACTTTATGTCAAGACAAGTCTATACCTTCTCATGATGGCTCTGATTTAGCAAAAACTTTACTCCGGTTTAGGCGTGCATCAGTGAAGCTAGAGATAATTCTACTCTGACAGGTGATTCATCAGTCTACGGGCGTAGTCTATTTTGCTTTCAGAAGTGTGACTCGGAACTCTTTATAATGCAtgtatgtcttttttttttttcataacaaTGTTCATTCTCGCAGTAGTAGCCTTGCAACGATTCGTGTTTatacaatttttttaattcatacAAAATAATCTTGCCCGTGTTTGGTTCCAGTCATGTTCTTGTTCAACTTCGTGAGTgtaatatatataattgctCGTAGTTTAGCCAAATTCATCCTAGACAAGAACACACTGCTCTCTGGTATTGACCTAGGAGCGGAATAGCTTATGGAGTCGATCTCATGACCAATGTTTgcaacttttcttttttcctagtAATGGAatcaaaaacaacaacaaatttttttgaGCCATTTAATGATTTAAACCTGGTTAAAAACAAACAGAAGAAACAGCCATCCTGGAGAAAAGTTACGCAGAAACTACTGGCCCAGAATGTGGCCCGAATTCTTGGACGGGTTCACTCTGAAATATAATCCTTCTCTCTGTACGCACGTGCCTTCTCACGTGACGCCTCACTTACATATTCATTCAGAAAATTAGAGAGTAAAGTTAATGGCGGATCTAGGGTGATCTGGGTTCTTTCTCTCCAGCTGATTTTTACTGCTAATTTCTGAAGAAGACTAGAAGAGGCAAGTGGAAACCATGGTAAGTTTTGATTTGGCAAATATTTCGGCTCAATTTGCATAATCTTCATTCCATTAATACATAATATGTGTTATCATTTTCAGCTAATTGTTGCGAGATTACTGTTATATTTCTTCAATGAGATTTACAGGCCTTAGAAAGTAGTTTTTTATTTCCCGTAAATTTACTGTATAAAATCGGGGTATTTGTTAAGATTGGAACTTTATTTTTCTaaatgatcttttttttttttttttttcctctggtCGAATTGCGaaggaaaatgaaagaaaaagaatggaGATGGAGTTGGATAGAATTAGCAACTTACCAAGTGATGTTACAGAAAAGATATTGTCACATTTGCCGGTTAGGGATGCTGTGAGGACGAGTGTTTTATCAACTGAATGGAGGTACAAATCGGCTATGCTACCACGTCTGGTGTTTGATGCCAAGTCTATCTCGACTCAGCACCAAACATTTGCGAATGTTGTTGATCATGTACTCTTAAGTCACATCGGCCCCTTATACAAGTTCAAGATTGTTACACATATATCCTTTAGAGATATGGATCGGTGGATACTTCACTTGTCAAGAAACTCCATCAAAGAGTTCATACTCGAAAACTTGGGAGTGCAGCGCTATAAGGTGCCTTCATCTATGTTTTCATGTCAAGATTTGACTTATCTAAAGTTGTACACATGTTTGCTACAACCGCCGTCCACATTCACAGGCTTCAAAAGTTTGAAAAGGCTAAGAATTGCTGATGTTAGCCTGACAGATGATGTGCTTGAAAATATGATTGTTCACTGTCCTCTGCTAGAGCGGTTGTCTGTGGAGTGGTGTGATGGTTTCAGCCAGCTCAATATCAATGCACCAAATCTCCAGGTTCTTCGCTTTATGGGTGATTTTGAggatattaatatattgaataccTCAAATCTCGTTGATGTTTACATTTATAAGCAAGATGAGTTTGTCCAAAGACGGGGTCCTTGCAGATATTGTAATCTGCTCAAGTTTTTTGCTGAACTTCCCAATATTCACCGTCTTGACATGAACCACTTATTTACAAAGTATTTGGCTGTTGGCTCCTTGCCGGAAAAGCTGCCAAAACCATGTGTACATCTGCAGTTTCTTTCTGTAAGTGTCTGCATTGATGATGTTAAGCATATTATAACTTTTCTTTGCCTTCTGAGAATGTCCCCTGCTTTGGAAGAATTAGAAGTTTATGCTTTGTGCCACCAAAATTATAAGGCCGAAGTGGGAAAAGTGAACTCTTGGGTTGATGAAAACCAGAGTTGCTCGTTCACTCAGCTACGACATGTGAAAATACACTGCAACTTTGCTGTAGACTTGATCAGATTTCTGCTTATAAGTTCACCTGCGCTCGAGACAATGACGATATATCATCAGTCCACCATTCCTCCTGCTGGTTATGATCTAGCAAAAAAGCTGCTCAGTTTTAGGCATGCATCACTGAATTTAGAGATAATTCTAACTGATCTAAGAGGGGGTAGTATTTTGATTTCAGAAATGTGACTTTGGTACAACTGTCTATGATGATGTATGTCTGTCTTTTGACAACAATTTGAATTAGGGTTAATGCTACTGTGACAAGTGTTTCATCAGTGTAGTATTTTGCTTTCTAAATGTGACTTTGGCACAACTCTTTACGATAATATATGCCTGTTTTTTACAACAATGTTCATTCTTTCTGGCAGTAGTACCTTTTCAATTAATCGTGCTTGTACAAAGTTGTTAGACATTAAACTTCATTGATGTATTGTTACTATCATATAGTAGGACTGATCTAGTATTTCCAGTCCTATAGCTTGTTACAGTGGACCTATCCTACATCAAAGTGAATCATTGCTTTTAGAGTTGGTTGCAGGGTTTAGCTGCTCTAGCTATATAAAAGTTTATTATACTCGTGTACTCTGCTTCATTGTTAGAATTGTGCAATACAGAAATCCTACTTtcctttcatcttcttcttcttcaagcttaaGATTTTAGCTCTTTCCAATCATACTGCAATCATGGCCGTTGAGTCCaatcagaaattaaaattattgcttCAAGGGACTCGTGAGCTACCTGAAGCCATTAGAAATGATCAGTGGTTTTTCAAAGGAGGGAGAGAATTCGCTTCCCTCGCGCTGATTTTAACTCCAAGAATATTTCCGAACAAAACCGAAGTGCGATGGTATgtgtttcttgtttttatttatgttcATTACATTCATTGATCAAGTGCCGAGCTACTCACGTGCCCTTGTCACGTGTTGTTTTCCGCTTTGTTCGCTTTATAAAGTACAAGAGGAGAGACCATGCAGAGACTAGGAGAACTAGGGTTTGGCTTCGAGTTGTGATAATTCAGATTCGAACTTTGTGTGCTCACTATCTCTATCCATAGACTATAGGTGACAATCTAAATGATCTTTGAATACTGGGAATTTAgattaatgattttttttttcttttgattgctTGAATATTTCAGTAGGAAAGTAAAAGAGCCAAGTCGTATTCGAATTTGATGGAGTTGGATAGAATTAGCAACTCACGGACTGATCTTGCAGAAAAGATATTGTCACACTTGCCAATTAGCTAGGGATGCAGTGAGGACGAGTGTTTTGTCAAGTAAGTGGAGATACAAATCGGCTATGCTACCACATTTGGTGTTTGATGATAAGTGTATCCCGACTGAGCACTATAAATTTGTGAGTATAGTTGATCATGTACTCTTGGAGACGTATGTACTCTTGGAGACTACGTACGAACTCTACTTGATGCCTTCATGTATGTTTGCATGTCAAGACTTGATACGTTTAAAGGTATATAAATGTTTGCTACAACCTCCGTCCACATTCAAAGGCTTCAAAAGTTTGAGAATCCATTGTATTGAAAATGTTAGCCTGGATCAAGAGATGCTCGAAAATTTCACTTCTTGTTCTCTGCTTGAGGGGTTGACTTTGAAAGACTGTCATGGTTTCCAACAACTCAAGATTGATGCACCAAATCTCCGATTTCTTCTCTTTACGGGTGATGTTGAAGATAttaatattttgaataccttacTTCTTGTTGATGCTACGATTTGTTTGCGAGTCCGGAGAAGTGGTTTTGCAGATCTACCAATTCGCTAAAGTCTTTTGCAGACCTTCCCCATATTCAGAGGCTTAGCATCAGCAACTCCTTTACAAAGTATTTGGCTGCTGGTTCCCTGCTGCAAAAGCTGCCTCTTCCATGTTtacatttaaatttttttacctTGAGCATATGCTATAATGATCTGGAAGATTTTTTAACTGCTCTTTGTCTTTTGAAAAGCTCCCCTGCTCTGAAAGAATTAAATATTTTTGCTTTTGGCCGCCGACATTATCAGGCTAATGCGGGAAAAGTGAACTATTGGGTTGATGAGAACCAGAGTTGCTCATTCACGCATCTGAGACATGTGAAAATATACAACTTCCTTACTGTCGAACTTGCAATAGATTTTGTCAATTTTTTGCTTTTAAGTTCACCTGCGCTTGAGACGATGAGTTTATATCAAGACAAGTCTGTTCCTTCTCATGATGGTTTTGATTTAGCAAAAACGTTACTCCGGTTTCCGCGTGCGTCACTGAAGCTAGAGATAATTCTACTCTGACAGGTGGTTCATCAGTCTGCATAGTGTAATTTTGTTATCAAAAGTGTGACTGAGAACTCTTTATGATGCATGTATATCTATTTTACACAACAATGTTCATTCTCGCAGTAGTAGACTTGCAACTATCGGTCTTTATATAATATTTGAGTCATTACAAAACACTCTTGGTCCCAATTGGTACCGGTCATGTTCTTGTTCCACCTTGTGAGAGTAATATAATATAGTTGCTCGTGATTTAGCCAAGTTCATCCTATATAAGAAAACTATGCTCTGTGATATTGACTTGGGGCCGAAATAGTTTATGGAGTTGAATCAGTTCATCTCATGACTCTAATGTTTGCAactcttttttttgaaaggttgtGCAACTCTTTTTATTAGTAAAGGAATCAAAAACAACAAATATGTTTTTGAGCCATTTAAAACTTCcttaaaaaatacaaacaacCAGAAGAAAAAGTGAACGAAgaatgtaaccaaaaaaaaagtgaacgaaGAAAAACTTTGAAATAATTTGACCCACCAAACTACTGGTCCAGAATGTGGCCCGAATTCTTTGACGGGTTCAAATATGACTCGCTCACTGTGTATGCACGTGCCTTCTCACGTGATGCCTCACATATTGAGAAGATGAGAAAAAGTAAAAGGAATCATCTTGGGTCTGGGTTGTTTCTCTCCTGCTGATTTTCACTGCTAATTTCCGAAGAAGAGGCAAAGTAGAAACCATGGTAAGTTTTAGTTTCGCAAATTTTTGGCTCATTTTGCATTATCTTCATTCCAGTCAATAGATTTCTGATCAATAATCAAGTTTGGATTTGTAGTTTTCTCCTGGTGATTACACTAATAGATATTATGTGTTATCATTTCTATTAACCAGATTACACTAATAGAAActgggtttgtttttgtttttaggggTGTAAATTACTGGATAAAGTTGGGGTGTTTGTTTGTTAAAGATTGGAACTTTGTTTGCTTGCTATCTCTTTCGACACCCTTGGTCGGagtctaaatatatatatatttttttttgggtcaaaattgCTTGAATATctcagaaggaaagaaaaagaatggaGATGGAGTTGGATAGAATAAGCAACTTACCAAGTGATGTTACGGAAAAGATATTGTTATGCTTGCCAATTAGGGATGCAGTGAGGACGAGTGTCTTATCAACTAAGTGGAGGTACAAATCGGCTATGCTACCACATCTGGTGTTTGATCCCCAGTCTATCTCAACTCAGCACCAAACATTTGCTAATGTTGTTGATCATTTACTCTTAAGTCACATTGGCCCCGTATACAAGTTCAAGCTTGCTCGAGAACATGTATCCTTTAGAGATATCGATCGGTGGATACTTTACGCGTCAAGAAACTCCATCAAAGAGTTCATACTTGAAATCTTGGGACGGCAGCGCTATAAGGTGCCTTCATCTATGTTTTCATGTCAAGATTTGACTTATTTAGAGTTGCATAGATGTTTGCTACAACCGCCGTCCACATTCACAGGCTTCAAAAGTTTGAAAAGCCTAAAAATTGTTCGTGTTACTCTGACGGATGATGTGCTTGAAAATGTGATTGTTCGCTGTCCTCTACTTGAGCGGTTGACTGTGGAGTGGTGCTATGATTTCAGCCAGCTCAATATCAATGCACCAAATCTCCAGGTTCTTCGCTTTATGGGTGATTTTGAGGATGTTAATATATTAAATACCTCAAATCTCGTTGATGTTTTCATTTGGCTACGCAAGTTTGATCATAGACGGGGTCCTTGCAGATCTAGTAATCTGCTCAAGTTATTCGCTCAACTTCCCAATATTCACCGTCTTTACATGAACTCCAAATTTACAAAGTATTTGGCTGCTGGCTCCTTGTTGGAAAAGCTGCCTAAACCGTGTTTACATCTGCAATTTCTTATTGTAAGAGTAGGGATTGATGATGTTAAGGATATTATAACTGTTATTTGCCTTCTGAGAATCTCCCCTGCTCTGGAAGAATTAGAAGTTTTTGCTTTTTGCCGCCAAACATATGAGGCCGAAGTGGGAAAAGTGAACTCTTGGCTTGATGACAACCAGAGTTGCTCGTTCACTCAGCTGCGACATGTGAAAATACACTGCTCTCAGGCTGTTGAAGGTGCACTAGATTTGATCAGATTTCTGCTTTTAAGTTCACCTGCACTCGAGACAATGACGGTATATAAACATCCTTCCACTCCTCTTGAAGGTTATGATCTAGCAACAAAGTTACTCCGGTTTAGGCGTGCATCACTGAATTTAGAGATAATTCTAAGTGATCTAGCAGGGTAGTATTTTGATTTCAGAAATATGACTTTGGTACAACTGTTTATAATGATGTATATATGTCTGTCTTTTGACAACAATATGAATTTAGGGATAATTCTACTGTGACGCGTGTTTCATCAGTGTAGTATTTTGGCTTTCAAAAATGTGACTTTGGCACAACTCTTTTATGATGATATATGCCTGTTTTTCACAACAATATTCATACTTACTGGCAGTTGTACCTTTTCAATTAATCGTGTTTATACAGTCGTAAGACATTTAACTTCATTGATGTATTGGTTACTATCCTATATTAGGACTGATCTAATGTTTCCAGCCGTATAGGTTGTTACAGTGGACCTATCCTCCATCAAAGTGAATCATTGCTCTAAGTTGGTTGGAAGGTTTAGCTGCTCAAGGCTCTAGCTATATAAAAGTTATTATACTCCTGTAATCGATAAGCTTCATTGTTAGAATTGTGCAATACAGAAATCCTACTTTCTTTTCATCTTCTACTTCAAGCTTAAGATTTTAGCTCTTTCCTGTCATATCGGAATCATGGCCGTCGAGCTGAATCAGAAATTAAGATTAATGCTTTAAGAGACTCGTGAGATACCTGAAGCCATTAGAAATGAACAGTGGTTTTTCAAAGGATGGAGAGAATTAGCTAATATACGACGACCGTTTTTTGGTGACTTTAATTGGACCCAAAACTACTGGCCCAAATATGATCAAATATACATGGCCCACATTCTTTGCTATATGGTAAATTGGTAACAcagaattagggtttttgcttCCCTCGCGCTGATTTTTACTCCAAGAATATTTCCGAACGATGGTATGTGTTTCTTGTTTCTTgttttcatttatgttcattaCTTTCAGTTGAAAGCAACATAATTGAGACAATCTGATTAGCGATTAAGAATGAAGCATGTGTGCAATTTGATTGTGCTTTTCTCATGCTAGATTACACCAACAGATACTAGTTATATCAGTTTCAAATGAATTAAAGTGTTAGAGGCTTATAACGGATCCCTTTAGTAGCAAAACCAGATTATATTGGTTGCTGTCTGTTTTGAATATGACTGTAGAGATTAGAATTTAGTATACGTACTATCTCACTGGCCACTGTATGAGAATAATGagtgactttttttttccctatgtTCTTTGAATTACTTGAAAATCAAAGAAGAAAAGTAAAAGAGCCAGGTCCTGTTGGAATAAGAAGATGGAGTTAGATAGGATCAGAAACCTACCAAGTAATGTTATAGAAAAGATATTATCACATTTGCCAATTAGCGTTGCAGCGAGGACAAGTGTTTTGTCAAGCAAGTGGAGATACAAATTTGCTATGCTTCCGCATCTTGTGTTTGGTTGTTTGCGCCGCTCGAACATTGTTGATCATGTACTCTTAAGTCACGTTGGCCCCATAAGCAAGTTTCAGCTTGTTCAAGGACTTATAGACATTGGAGATATTGATCGCTGGGTTCTTCACCTGTCAAGGTACTCGCTCAAAGAGTTCATACTGCAAATTTCGGTTTGGCAACAGCAGCGCTACAAGATTCCATCATGCATATTTTCGTCAAGATATGATTCACTTAAAGTTGAGTTGTTGTCTGCTAAAACCCCCCTCGACATTCAAAGGGTTTAGGAGTTTGAAGAGCCTTGCATTTGCAAAGATTACCATGGCCCAAGATGTGTTCGAACATTTGATTGTTTGTTCTCCTCTGCTTGAGAGATTGACTCTGAGGGACTGTGATGGTGTCAGCCAACTCAAGATTGATGCACCGAATCTCCAATTTCTTGATGTTGTAGGTTCTTTTGGGGATGTGAGTATTGTGAATATGTTAAATGTTGTTGATGTTTCCATTTGTTTCAACGAAAGTGGGATTCCTTGCAGTTCTGGCAGCTTGATCAAGTTTTTTGATGACTTGCCTCGTCTTCAGAGGCTCCAAATTAACTGGCACTTTTTGAAGTATTTGGCTGGTGATGCCTTGCTAAAAAAGCTGCCTAAACCATGTCTACATCTGAAATTTCTTTGCTTTAATGATCTGGAAGATATTTCAACTGCTCTTTGCCTTATAAGAAGCTCCCCTGCTCTAGAAAAGTTAGAAATTTCTGCTATTGATTCCCCGTATTATCGACCTGATGTGGGAACAGTGAACTCTTGTTTGGATGACAATCACAGTTGCTCATTCATCCAACTGCGAAATGTGAAAATAACTGGGATCTCTGGTGTTGAAGCTGACCTAAATTTTATCAGATTTCTGCTTTTAAGTTCACCTGTGCTTGAGACGATGACTGTCTGCGCTAAGCATGAGCAGCTTGATTTGGGTATTGAACCTTTGGATCTAGTAAAACAGTTGCTTCGTTTGAGGCGTGCATCACCGAGTTTGGAGATAATCTATTTAGACAAGTAATGATCCATGTACTTTAGAACCTTTGGATCTAGTAAAACAGTTGCTTCGTTTGAGGCGTGCATCACCGAGTTTGGAGATAATCTATTTAGGCAAGTAATGACTAATGATCCATGTACTTTAGTAGCTTATGGTCTTTGTTTTCAGAAATGTGATGTTATAGATAAAATACTATCACATTTGCCAC
Coding sequences:
- the LOC112169917 gene encoding F-box protein 7 isoform X2, coding for MASDFAFKVPAELEAALRLNSVHHYVTKRPWLDLYGVNVRPVAPFGSMSRKANVDPALLHQYLPDELLFEVFARMTPYDMGRASCVCRKWRYTIRNPVFWRIACLKAWQLSGVVENYKILQAKYESSWRKMWLLRPRVRTDGLYVSRNTYIRTGVAEWKVSNPVHLVCYYRYIRFYPSGRFLYKNSSLKVKDVAKIMNIRAAKADSVFSGHYSLSDDKVEAAVLYPGRRPTVLRIRLRLRGTVTGANNRMDLLSLVTSGVNDDEVRGPDEDILEVVEGWQDDETHNPDVPAVSHTRGLTPFVFIPFEEVDTSFLNLPVEKMDYFVPG
- the LOC112169917 gene encoding F-box protein 7 isoform X1; the protein is MVFLADFAFKVPAELEAALRLNSVHHYVTKRPWLDLYGVNVRPVAPFGSMSRKANVDPALLHQYLPDELLFEVFARMTPYDMGRASCVCRKWRYTIRNPVFWRIACLKAWQLSGVVENYKILQAKYESSWRKMWLLRPRVRTDGLYVSRNTYIRTGVAEWKVSNPVHLVCYYRYIRFYPSGRFLYKNSSLKVKDVAKIMNIRAAKADSVFSGHYSLSDDKVEAAVLYPGRRPTVLRIRLRLRGTVTGANNRMDLLSLVTSGVNDDEVRGPDEDILEVVEGWQDDETHNPDVPAVSHTRGLTPFVFIPFEEVDTSFLNLPVEKMDYFVPG
- the LOC112173380 gene encoding F-box/FBD/LRR-repeat protein At1g13570, encoding MENERKRMEMELDRISNLPSDVTEKILSHLPVRDAVRTSVLSTEWRYKSAMLPRLVFDAKSISTQHQTFANVVDHVLLSHIGPLYKFKIVTHISFRDMDRWILHLSRNSIKEFILENLGVQRYKVPSSMFSCQDLTYLKLYTCLLQPPSTFTGFKSLKRLRIADVSLTDDVLENMIVHCPLLERLSVEWCDGFSQLNINAPNLQVLRFMGDFEDINILNTSNLVDVYIYKQDEFVQRRGPCRYCNLLKFFAELPNIHRLDMNHLFTKYLAVGSLPEKLPKPCVHLQFLSVSVCIDDVKHIITFLCLLRMSPALEELEVYALCHQNYKAEVGKVNSWVDENQSCSFTQLRHVKIHCNFAVDLIRFLLISSPALETMTIYHQSTIPPAGYDLAKKLLSFRHASLNLEIILTDLRGGSILISEM
- the LOC112173956 gene encoding F-box/FBD/LRR-repeat protein At1g13570; amino-acid sequence: MKERKRMEMELDRISNLPSDVTEKILLCLPIRDAVRTSVLSTKWRYKSAMLPHLVFDPQSISTQHQTFANVVDHLLLSHIGPVYKFKLAREHVSFRDIDRWILYASRNSIKEFILEILGRQRYKVPSSMFSCQDLTYLELHRCLLQPPSTFTGFKSLKSLKIVRVTLTDDVLENVIVRCPLLERLTVEWCYDFSQLNINAPNLQVLRFMGDFEDVNILNTSNLVDVFIWLRKFDHRRGPCRSSNLLKLFAQLPNIHRLYMNSKFTKYLAAGSLLEKLPKPCLHLQFLIVRVGIDDVKDIITVICLLRISPALEELEVFAFCRQTYEAEVGKVNSWLDDNQSCSFTQLRHVKIHCSQAVEGALDLIRFLLLSSPALETMTVYKHPSTPLEGYDLATKLLRFRRASLNLEIILSDLAG
- the LOC112171650 gene encoding F-box/FBD/LRR-repeat protein At1g13570-like: MAQDVFEHLIVCSPLLERLTLRDCDGVSQLKIDAPNLQFLDVVGSFGDVSIVNMLNVVDVSICFNESGIPCSSGSLIKFFDDLPRLQRLQINWHFLKYLAGDALLKKLPKPCLHLKFLCFNDLEDISTALCLIRSSPALEKLEISAIDSPYYRPDVGTVNSCLDDNHSCSFIQLRNVKITGISGVEADLNFIRFLLLSSPVLETMTVCAKHEQLDLGIEPLDLVKQLLRLRRASPSLEIIYLDK